A window of Streptomyces sp. DG1A-41 contains these coding sequences:
- a CDS encoding serine/threonine-protein kinase, which yields MSNNGGARSGADEPTSFALQPPSPPNPPAPVPGNPYATPTQVVPPQSAAAVQDAGVGRLIAGRYRLIAKLGHGGMGTVWRAKDETVDREVAVKEPRVPEYLPERERVNAFERMRREARAAARLDHPAVVDVHDVAVVDGQPWIVMELVQGRSLGDALQEGTLSAREAARLGLEVLGALEAAHAAGILHRDVKPDNVLLGRYDRVVLTDFGIAQIEGESDLTDTGGFVGSPEYIAPERVLGQRPGPASDLWSLGVVLYAATEGVSPFRRSNTAATLQSVLNATPAPPASARGPLAEAITGLLHKDPARRPDAARVRALLEAAANPPAVQATQAVRVAGGGGRRLRLGRTAWLGLGAAVVAAAVTAYLVLANPFAGPLPEGWTTRQEKDLAASLGVPDAYQRTVPDRESDRGHWVTYTDWSGSIWIGLTLDEKAEDTGSTIAGSAAAEMYDDDSGFKDSGSYSLDMPKNPKTEPKETTYRGGKAAENTVIYETDDSDNPRPRELRIFYYKTSGGDMYKLTVSYPGKGDFTDRGREVAETAIANLDIDGT from the coding sequence ATGAGCAACAACGGGGGAGCCCGATCCGGGGCCGACGAGCCAACGAGTTTCGCTCTGCAACCACCGAGTCCACCGAATCCGCCGGCGCCGGTACCGGGCAACCCGTACGCGACGCCCACCCAGGTCGTGCCGCCCCAGTCAGCGGCAGCGGTCCAGGATGCAGGTGTCGGGCGACTCATCGCCGGGCGTTACCGGCTGATCGCCAAGCTCGGGCACGGCGGCATGGGCACGGTGTGGCGCGCCAAGGACGAGACGGTGGACCGGGAAGTCGCCGTCAAGGAGCCTCGCGTTCCTGAGTATCTTCCCGAACGCGAACGTGTCAACGCCTTCGAGCGGATGCGCCGCGAGGCACGTGCCGCGGCCCGGCTCGACCACCCGGCGGTGGTCGACGTCCACGACGTCGCGGTCGTGGACGGGCAGCCGTGGATCGTGATGGAGCTCGTGCAGGGCCGTTCGCTGGGCGACGCGCTCCAGGAGGGCACCCTGTCCGCGCGCGAGGCCGCCCGGCTCGGCCTGGAGGTGCTCGGCGCGCTGGAGGCCGCGCACGCGGCGGGCATCCTGCACCGCGACGTGAAACCGGACAACGTGCTGCTGGGCCGGTACGACCGGGTCGTCCTCACCGACTTCGGCATCGCGCAGATCGAGGGCGAGAGCGACCTGACCGACACCGGCGGCTTCGTCGGCTCGCCCGAGTACATCGCGCCGGAGCGGGTGCTGGGCCAGCGCCCGGGCCCGGCCAGCGACCTGTGGTCCCTGGGCGTGGTGCTGTACGCGGCGACGGAGGGCGTCTCGCCGTTCCGCCGCAGCAACACCGCCGCCACACTCCAGTCCGTCCTCAACGCCACGCCCGCGCCGCCCGCCTCGGCCCGGGGCCCGCTCGCCGAGGCCATCACGGGCCTGCTGCACAAGGACCCGGCCCGCCGCCCGGACGCCGCCCGGGTGCGAGCCCTGCTGGAGGCCGCCGCGAACCCGCCGGCCGTCCAGGCCACGCAGGCCGTCCGGGTCGCGGGCGGTGGGGGCCGAAGACTCCGGCTCGGCCGCACGGCGTGGCTCGGACTCGGTGCGGCGGTCGTCGCGGCGGCGGTGACGGCGTACCTGGTGCTCGCGAACCCGTTCGCCGGGCCGTTGCCCGAGGGCTGGACGACACGCCAGGAGAAGGACCTCGCCGCGTCTCTGGGCGTCCCCGACGCCTACCAGCGGACCGTGCCCGACCGGGAGTCGGACCGGGGGCACTGGGTCACGTACACCGACTGGAGCGGCAGCATCTGGATCGGCCTGACCCTCGACGAGAAGGCGGAGGACACCGGCAGTACGATCGCGGGCTCCGCCGCCGCCGAGATGTACGACGACGACAGCGGGTTCAAGGACAGCGGCAGCTACAGCCTGGACATGCCGAAGAACCCGAAGACGGAGCCCAAGGAGACCACGTACAGGGGCGGGAAGGCCGCCGAGAACACCGTCATCTACGAGACCGACGACAGCGACAACCCCCGCCCCCGCGAGCTCAGGATCTTCTACTACAAGACCTCCGGCGGCGACATGTACAAGCTCACCGTCAGCTACCCGGGCAAGGGCGACTTCACCGATCGCGGGCGCGAGGTGGCCGAGACGGCCATCGCGAACCTGGACATCGACGGGACCTGA
- the guaA gene encoding glutamine-hydrolyzing GMP synthase has protein sequence MSSATPAASAADTVLVVDFGAQYAQLIARRVREARVYSEIVPSTMPVAEMLAKNPAAIILSGGPSSVYEEGAPRLDRALFEAGVPVFGMCYGFQLMAQTLGGTVDNTGAREYGRTDLHVSKSSSTLFEGTPAEQAVWMSHGDACSAAPEGFSVTASTDVVPVAAFENDEKKLYGVQYHPEVMHSTHGQQVLEHFLYRGAGLTPSWTTGSVIEEQVAAIREQVGDKRAICGLSGGVDSAVAAALVQKAIGSQLTCVYVDHGLMRKGETEQVEKDFVAATGVQLKVVDAEERFLKALAGVSDPEEKRKIIGREFIRVFEQAQAEIIADEGPAVEFLVQGTLYPDVVESGGGTGTANIKSHHNVGGLPEDLEFQLIEPLRKLFKDEVRMVGQELGLPDEIVQRQPFPGPGLGIRIVGEVTKERLDLLREADAIAREELTAAGLDRDIWQCPVVLLADVRSVGVQGDGRTYGHPVVLRPVSSEDAMTADWSRLPYDVLARISTRITNEVRDVNRVVLDVTSKPPGTIEWE, from the coding sequence GTGTCATCAGCGACTCCCGCTGCCAGCGCCGCCGACACCGTCCTGGTCGTCGACTTCGGCGCGCAGTACGCCCAGCTCATCGCCCGTCGTGTCCGCGAGGCGCGGGTCTACAGCGAGATCGTGCCGAGCACCATGCCGGTCGCCGAGATGCTCGCCAAGAACCCCGCGGCGATCATCCTCTCCGGCGGCCCCTCGTCGGTCTACGAGGAGGGCGCCCCGCGCCTGGACCGCGCGCTCTTCGAGGCCGGCGTCCCCGTCTTCGGCATGTGCTACGGCTTCCAGCTGATGGCGCAGACCCTCGGCGGCACCGTCGACAACACCGGAGCCCGCGAGTACGGCCGCACCGACCTGCACGTCTCCAAGTCGTCCTCCACCCTCTTCGAGGGCACCCCCGCCGAGCAGGCCGTCTGGATGTCGCACGGCGACGCCTGCTCCGCCGCCCCCGAGGGCTTCTCCGTGACGGCCTCCACGGACGTCGTGCCGGTCGCCGCGTTCGAGAACGACGAGAAGAAGCTGTACGGCGTCCAGTATCACCCCGAGGTGATGCACTCCACACACGGGCAGCAGGTGCTGGAGCACTTCCTGTACCGGGGCGCGGGCCTGACCCCGTCCTGGACCACGGGCAGCGTGATCGAGGAGCAGGTCGCCGCCATCCGCGAGCAGGTCGGCGACAAGCGCGCCATCTGCGGGCTGTCCGGCGGTGTGGACTCCGCCGTCGCCGCCGCCCTGGTCCAGAAGGCCATCGGCTCCCAGCTGACCTGCGTGTACGTCGACCACGGCCTGATGCGCAAGGGCGAGACCGAGCAGGTCGAGAAGGACTTCGTCGCCGCGACCGGCGTGCAGCTGAAGGTCGTGGACGCCGAGGAGCGGTTCCTCAAGGCGCTCGCTGGAGTCTCCGACCCCGAGGAGAAGCGGAAGATCATCGGCCGGGAGTTCATCCGGGTCTTCGAGCAGGCCCAGGCCGAGATCATCGCGGACGAGGGCCCGGCGGTGGAGTTCCTCGTCCAGGGCACCCTCTACCCGGACGTGGTCGAGTCCGGTGGCGGCACCGGCACGGCCAACATCAAGTCCCACCACAACGTGGGCGGCCTCCCCGAGGACCTCGAGTTCCAGCTGATCGAGCCGCTGCGCAAGCTCTTCAAGGACGAGGTCCGCATGGTCGGCCAGGAGCTCGGCCTGCCGGACGAGATCGTCCAGCGCCAGCCCTTCCCCGGCCCCGGCCTCGGCATCCGTATCGTCGGCGAGGTCACCAAGGAGCGCCTGGACCTGCTGCGCGAGGCCGACGCCATCGCCCGCGAGGAGCTCACGGCGGCCGGCCTCGACCGGGACATCTGGCAGTGCCCGGTGGTCCTGCTCGCGGACGTCCGCAGCGTCGGCGTCCAGGGCGACGGCCGTACGTACGGCCACCCGGTCGTCCTGCGCCCCGTCTCCTCCGAGGACGCGATGACCGCTGACTGGTCGCGCCTGCCCTACGACGTCCTCGCGAGGATCTCGACCCGGATCACCAACGAGGTGCGCGACGTCAACCGTGTCGTCCTCGACGTGACCTCGAAGCCGCCGGGGACGATCGAGTGGGAGTAG
- a CDS encoding DUF4429 domain-containing protein has product MAEIIQRDGTWAFDGSTIRITPGLHRSVSLFRQTYGEITVPLEAVSGVVLEPERKRGRLRLRLREGADPLLQATGGRLPDAADPYRLAVDVDRTGVAEYVAEEIRRALLLDQIPKEPVRAYLLPGPPVPVSVRSSDGTVSFDGTRVRIDWADTSERVKRATGPRIVDLGDLVQVEWLPNSGYEDGCLRFVTRETVFSKLPPEKDPYALDLWGSARRDLLTALVATAVTARLPHPSTRTAADNREAGVHAGPRPAPAVPPAADHHDVLLRRLRELGELHRDGVLTDEEFAVAKAAVLRGF; this is encoded by the coding sequence ATGGCCGAGATCATCCAGCGGGACGGGACCTGGGCCTTCGACGGCAGCACGATCCGGATCACGCCCGGTCTGCACCGCTCCGTGTCGCTGTTCCGGCAGACGTACGGGGAGATCACCGTGCCGCTGGAGGCGGTCTCGGGTGTGGTCCTCGAACCCGAACGCAAGCGCGGACGGCTCAGGTTGCGGCTGCGGGAGGGCGCCGACCCGCTGCTCCAGGCGACCGGCGGACGGCTGCCGGACGCGGCCGATCCGTACCGGCTGGCGGTGGACGTCGACCGGACGGGGGTCGCCGAGTACGTCGCCGAGGAGATCCGCCGCGCGCTGCTGCTCGACCAGATCCCGAAGGAGCCGGTGAGGGCCTATCTGCTGCCCGGCCCGCCGGTTCCGGTGTCGGTGCGCTCGTCCGACGGGACGGTGTCCTTCGACGGGACCCGGGTACGGATCGACTGGGCCGACACCTCCGAGCGGGTCAAACGCGCCACCGGCCCGCGCATCGTCGACCTGGGTGACCTCGTCCAGGTCGAGTGGCTGCCGAACTCCGGTTACGAGGACGGCTGTCTGCGTTTCGTCACCCGCGAGACGGTGTTCTCGAAACTGCCGCCGGAGAAGGACCCGTACGCCCTGGACCTGTGGGGCAGCGCCCGCCGCGACCTGCTGACCGCGCTCGTCGCGACGGCGGTGACCGCCCGGCTGCCGCACCCGTCCACCCGCACCGCGGCTGACAACCGCGAGGCCGGTGTGCACGCCGGCCCCCGTCCGGCACCCGCCGTACCGCCCGCGGCCGACCACCACGACGTACTGCTGCGCCGTCTGCGCGAGTTGGGCGAGCTGCACCGGGACGGTGTGCTCACCGACGAGGAGTTCGCCGTGGCGAAGGCAGCGGTGCTCCGCGGCTTCTGA
- a CDS encoding PspC domain-containing protein produces the protein MSEAAAAPLAEPRPPRKLYRSSDGRWLGGVARGLAGHLGLPVIWVRLVFVGLFMADGLGALLYAAFWFFVPLGVGGVEAQKPPSLVAPETSPDGRRRLVARRPDKGQIVALLLMVVVAMVFVGNVNLSGGARAYLWPTVLVGAGVALVWRQADNARRARWVEVGRRRRTVTLLRSVGGVLLVTAGVSAIFVLQGSAAHLGSVLQAALAVLVGITLLAGPYLVRMTQDLSEERLMRIRAQERAEVAAHVHDSVLHTLTLIQRNAENANEVRRLARAQERDLRTWLYKPEGTGKDEADEPTTLADAVRRNAAEVEDKHGVPIEVVVVGDCPLDERIGAQMQAAREAMVNAAKYGGEGGAVQVFAEVEGKTVFVSVRDRGPGFDLDSIPADRMGVRESIIGRMERNGGTARLRAVPDGGTEVELEMERAEKTS, from the coding sequence ATGTCGGAAGCCGCAGCAGCGCCACTCGCCGAGCCGCGGCCGCCGCGCAAGCTCTACCGCAGCAGTGACGGACGCTGGCTCGGTGGTGTGGCGCGGGGGCTCGCCGGGCACCTCGGGCTGCCCGTGATCTGGGTACGGCTCGTCTTCGTCGGCCTGTTCATGGCCGACGGCCTCGGTGCGCTGCTGTACGCCGCGTTCTGGTTCTTCGTCCCGCTCGGCGTCGGCGGGGTCGAGGCGCAGAAGCCGCCGTCGCTGGTCGCCCCGGAGACCTCGCCCGACGGCCGCCGCAGACTCGTCGCCCGCAGGCCCGACAAGGGCCAGATAGTGGCCCTGCTCCTCATGGTCGTCGTGGCCATGGTGTTCGTGGGCAACGTGAACCTCAGCGGTGGGGCCAGGGCGTATCTCTGGCCGACGGTGCTCGTCGGCGCGGGCGTGGCCCTGGTCTGGCGGCAGGCGGACAACGCCCGCCGGGCCCGCTGGGTCGAGGTCGGCCGCCGCCGGCGCACGGTGACGCTGCTGCGCTCGGTGGGCGGCGTCCTGCTGGTGACGGCGGGCGTCTCCGCCATCTTCGTGCTCCAGGGCTCCGCCGCCCACCTCGGATCCGTCCTCCAGGCGGCCCTCGCGGTCCTCGTCGGCATAACGCTCCTGGCCGGCCCGTATCTGGTGCGCATGACGCAGGACCTGTCCGAGGAGCGCCTGATGCGCATCCGCGCCCAGGAGCGCGCGGAGGTCGCGGCCCATGTCCACGACTCGGTGCTGCACACCCTCACGCTGATCCAGCGCAACGCGGAGAACGCGAACGAGGTGCGCCGCCTCGCCCGTGCCCAGGAGCGCGACCTGCGCACCTGGCTGTACAAGCCCGAGGGCACCGGCAAGGACGAGGCGGACGAGCCGACCACCCTCGCCGACGCGGTGCGGCGCAACGCGGCCGAGGTGGAGGACAAGCACGGCGTGCCCATCGAGGTCGTGGTCGTGGGCGACTGCCCGCTCGACGAGAGAATCGGCGCACAGATGCAGGCCGCGCGCGAAGCAATGGTGAACGCCGCCAAGTACGGTGGCGAGGGCGGAGCCGTACAGGTCTTCGCCGAGGTCGAGGGGAAGACGGTCTTCGTGTCCGTGCGGGACCGCGGCCCCGGCTTCGACCTCGACTCGATACCCGCCGACCGGATGGGTGTCAGAGAATCGATCATCGGCCGCATGGAGCGCAACGGCGGCACAGCGCGGCTGCGCGCGGTGCCGGACGGCGGCACGGAGGTCGAGTTGGAGATGGAGAGGGCGGAGAAGACGTCATGA
- a CDS encoding chorismate mutase, whose protein sequence is MNATDVTGARTPEAAGVISGARERIDALDDRIIGLIQERAAVSAVIQEARISSGGRRVNLSREMEVLGRYREALGKPGTALAMTLLELCRGRI, encoded by the coding sequence ATGAACGCCACCGACGTGACCGGCGCCCGTACTCCCGAGGCCGCCGGCGTGATCTCGGGCGCGCGTGAGCGCATCGACGCGCTGGACGACCGGATCATCGGCCTGATCCAGGAACGGGCGGCCGTCTCCGCCGTCATCCAGGAAGCCCGGATCTCCTCCGGCGGCCGACGCGTGAACCTCTCCCGCGAGATGGAGGTCCTCGGCCGCTACCGGGAGGCGCTGGGCAAGCCGGGCACCGCCCTCGCGATGACCCTGCTGGAGCTGTGCCGCGGCAGGATCTGA
- a CDS encoding LAETG motif-containing sortase-dependent surface protein produces MAVAAATAVIAPVALLAAPAAYATDGTTPPPSPSVSESTPETTPPPSPSVSESTPETTPPPSPSVSESTPETTPPPSPSASESSPAPTASESETPDPESSACEDSKVDVSISGLPGKIAAGSGWHKFSLNVQNNSDSTLNDLDFFAGASADKNGEELFSSKKVQLQAWDPEDKIWVDLNAGGYAVGYVGYTDELKPDYEVNIPLRLNVKPSAPVGAGFSLGATIYGDNDAECTGFGQISYKFQIVSAGTDTGGTKPQEGGKAPVTDEKPSGNTPEVTGSLAETGSSSALPMISLVGGAAVVAGAGAIFVVRRRKTGAQA; encoded by the coding sequence ATGGCAGTAGCGGCCGCCACGGCGGTCATAGCCCCGGTGGCACTGCTCGCGGCACCGGCCGCGTACGCGACCGACGGCACGACGCCCCCGCCGAGCCCGTCCGTGAGCGAGTCCACTCCCGAGACGACGCCCCCGCCGAGCCCGTCCGTGAGCGAGTCCACTCCCGAGACGACGCCCCCGCCGAGCCCGTCCGTGAGCGAGTCCACTCCCGAGACGACGCCCCCGCCGAGCCCGTCCGCGAGCGAGTCCTCCCCGGCGCCCACCGCGTCCGAGTCCGAGACCCCGGACCCCGAGTCCTCGGCGTGCGAGGACAGCAAGGTCGACGTCAGCATCAGCGGCCTGCCCGGCAAGATCGCGGCGGGCAGCGGATGGCACAAGTTCTCGCTGAACGTGCAGAACAACTCCGACTCCACGCTCAACGACCTCGACTTCTTCGCCGGGGCCTCCGCCGACAAGAACGGCGAGGAGCTGTTCTCCAGCAAGAAGGTCCAGCTCCAGGCCTGGGACCCTGAGGACAAGATCTGGGTCGACCTGAACGCGGGTGGCTACGCGGTCGGCTACGTCGGCTACACCGACGAGCTGAAGCCGGACTACGAGGTCAACATCCCGCTGCGCCTCAACGTCAAGCCGTCCGCCCCGGTCGGTGCCGGCTTCTCGCTCGGCGCGACGATCTACGGCGACAACGACGCCGAGTGCACCGGCTTCGGTCAGATCTCGTACAAGTTCCAGATCGTCTCCGCCGGTACGGACACCGGTGGCACCAAGCCGCAGGAAGGCGGCAAGGCGCCGGTCACCGACGAGAAGCCGAGCGGCAACACGCCGGAGGTCACCGGCAGCCTCGCCGAGACCGGCTCCAGCTCCGCCCTGCCGATGATCAGCCTCGTCGGCGGTGCCGCGGTCGTCGCCGGCGCCGGCGCGATCTTCGTGGTGCGTCGCCGTAAGACCGGCGCCCAGGCGTAA
- a CDS encoding succinic semialdehyde dehydrogenase — protein sequence MTDAHAPEKPGTAQAGTNPLAPAPEGARTAADVVTPELVAQLTKGVAGSGRTANHTPFTGEKLADLPESTPEDVAKAFELARAAQAVWAQTPVRQRAAVLLRFHDLMLERQAEVLDLIQLETGKARLHAHEEVQAVAVAARHYGRKAPAYLRPKRHAGAMPTLTKVTELRHPRGVVGQIAPWNYPLELSVGDALPAFVAGNAVVMKPDTETCLTALWARDLLIEAGLPAGVFQVVLGDGPVIGPEVVRHADYVSFTGSTRTGREVAQGAAARLVGASLELGGKNAMLVLEDADVEKAAAGAVRACFSSAGQLCISIERLYVHESIADAFLERFAARTKAMRLGTSLAYGADMGSLVGERQLETVTRHVEEAVAKGAKLVAGGVARPDIGPYFFEPTILDGVGTDMSVCTEETFGPVVSVYRFTSEDEVIERANATAYGLNSSVWTKNGRRGQEVAARLRTGTVNINEGYAPAYGSVQSPMGGMKDSGLGRRHGSEGILKYTEAQTVAHQRVLPMAPALGMDDEQYAQFMSRSLRLMKAFRFR from the coding sequence ATGACGGACGCGCACGCCCCGGAGAAGCCCGGCACGGCACAGGCCGGCACGAACCCCCTCGCCCCCGCCCCGGAGGGCGCCCGCACCGCCGCCGACGTGGTGACCCCCGAGCTGGTCGCCCAGCTCACCAAGGGCGTGGCCGGTTCCGGCCGGACCGCCAACCACACGCCGTTCACCGGTGAGAAGCTGGCCGACCTCCCCGAGTCGACGCCCGAGGACGTGGCGAAGGCCTTCGAACTGGCCCGCGCCGCCCAGGCCGTGTGGGCGCAGACCCCGGTACGGCAGCGCGCCGCCGTCCTGCTGCGCTTCCACGACCTGATGCTGGAGCGCCAGGCCGAGGTGCTCGACCTGATCCAGCTGGAGACCGGCAAGGCCCGGCTGCACGCCCACGAGGAGGTCCAGGCCGTCGCGGTCGCCGCCCGGCACTACGGCCGCAAGGCCCCCGCCTACCTCCGCCCGAAGCGGCACGCCGGCGCCATGCCGACCCTGACGAAGGTCACCGAACTGCGCCACCCGCGCGGCGTCGTGGGTCAGATAGCCCCCTGGAACTACCCCCTGGAGCTGTCGGTCGGCGACGCGCTGCCGGCCTTCGTCGCGGGCAACGCGGTCGTCATGAAGCCGGACACCGAGACCTGCCTGACCGCCCTGTGGGCCCGCGACCTGCTCATCGAGGCGGGCCTGCCCGCCGGCGTCTTCCAGGTCGTCCTCGGCGACGGCCCGGTCATCGGCCCGGAGGTCGTCCGGCACGCCGACTACGTCTCCTTCACCGGCTCCACCCGCACCGGCCGCGAGGTCGCCCAGGGCGCCGCCGCCCGGCTGGTCGGCGCCTCCCTCGAACTCGGCGGCAAGAACGCCATGCTGGTGCTGGAGGACGCCGACGTCGAGAAGGCGGCGGCCGGAGCGGTCCGCGCCTGCTTCTCCTCGGCCGGCCAGCTGTGCATCTCCATCGAGCGGCTCTACGTCCACGAGTCGATCGCGGACGCCTTCCTGGAGCGCTTCGCCGCCCGCACGAAGGCCATGCGCCTCGGCACCTCCCTGGCGTACGGCGCCGACATGGGTTCCCTGGTCGGCGAACGCCAGCTGGAGACCGTCACGCGGCACGTGGAGGAGGCGGTCGCCAAGGGCGCGAAGCTCGTCGCGGGCGGTGTGGCGCGGCCGGACATCGGCCCCTACTTCTTCGAGCCCACGATCCTCGACGGGGTCGGGACGGACATGTCCGTCTGTACGGAGGAGACGTTCGGCCCGGTCGTCTCGGTCTACCGCTTCACGAGCGAGGACGAGGTGATCGAGCGCGCCAACGCCACGGCGTACGGCCTGAACTCCTCGGTGTGGACGAAGAACGGCCGACGCGGCCAGGAGGTCGCGGCCCGCCTGCGCACCGGCACGGTCAACATCAACGAGGGCTACGCCCCCGCCTACGGCAGCGTCCAGTCGCCCATGGGCGGCATGAAGGACTCCGGCCTCGGCCGCCGCCACGGCTCCGAGGGCATCCTCAAGTACACCGAGGCCCAGACGGTCGCCCACCAGCGCGTGCTCCCGATGGCGCCCGCGCTGGGGATGGACGACGAGCAGTACGCCCAGTTCATGAGCAGGAGCCTCCGCCTGATGAAGGCATTCCGGTTCCGGTGA
- a CDS encoding class II aldolase/adducin family protein, with amino-acid sequence MHGPTPPLPLPTDRLRFAMPPMHESVEDERRHRKERLAGALRIFGRLGYEDGVSGHITARDPEYTDCFWVNPFGMPFRHVTVSDLVLANQDGQVVDGEYHVNQAAFTVHAQVHAARPDVVAVAHCHSVHGRTLAALGELLEPITQESCAFYEDHALYDAYTGVVVDAEEGRRIAAALGSRKALVLRNHGLLTVGDSVDAAAWWYVSMERSCQVQLTAQAAGRPVRIDHRMAVATREQLGGDLVAWINYQPMWQEVSRSEPDLLS; translated from the coding sequence ATGCACGGGCCCACCCCGCCCCTGCCACTGCCCACCGACCGGCTGCGGTTCGCGATGCCGCCGATGCACGAGTCGGTCGAGGACGAGCGCCGGCACCGCAAGGAACGGCTCGCGGGCGCCCTGCGGATCTTCGGGCGGCTCGGCTACGAGGACGGCGTGTCCGGGCACATCACCGCCCGCGACCCGGAGTACACCGACTGCTTCTGGGTCAACCCGTTCGGCATGCCCTTCCGGCACGTCACCGTGAGCGACCTGGTGCTCGCCAACCAGGACGGCCAGGTCGTCGACGGCGAGTACCACGTCAACCAGGCCGCCTTCACCGTGCACGCCCAGGTCCACGCCGCCCGCCCCGACGTGGTCGCCGTCGCCCACTGCCACTCGGTGCACGGCCGGACGCTCGCAGCCCTCGGCGAACTGCTGGAGCCGATCACCCAGGAGAGCTGCGCCTTCTACGAGGACCACGCCCTCTACGACGCCTACACCGGCGTCGTCGTCGACGCCGAGGAGGGGCGGCGCATCGCGGCCGCGCTCGGCTCCCGCAAGGCGCTCGTGCTGCGCAACCACGGGCTGCTGACCGTCGGCGACTCGGTGGACGCCGCCGCCTGGTGGTACGTGTCGATGGAACGGTCCTGCCAGGTGCAGCTGACGGCGCAGGCGGCCGGGCGGCCGGTCCGCATCGACCACCGGATGGCGGTGGCGACGCGGGAACAGCTGGGGGGCGACCTGGTGGCGTGGATCAACTACCAGCCGATGTGGCAGGAGGTCAGCCGCAGTGAGCCGGATCTGCTGAGCTGA
- a CDS encoding DoxX family membrane protein, with protein MTHRMRADTHTSHSGSGGDWRDTAVRYALLPLRVFLGVTFIYAGLDKITDSAFMKDAGSGSVGDMMRAVRDSSAIPALVDLSLKSPVGFGYAIALGELAVGIGTLLGLLARLAALGGALISLSLWLTVSWASDPYYYGNDLAYLMAWIPLVLAGAPLLSVDAALRSRRRQRTGSYR; from the coding sequence ATGACTCACCGTATGCGAGCGGACACGCACACCTCCCACTCCGGCAGTGGAGGAGACTGGCGGGACACCGCCGTCCGCTACGCCCTCCTTCCCCTTCGGGTCTTCCTCGGCGTCACCTTCATCTACGCCGGCCTGGACAAGATCACGGACAGCGCCTTCATGAAGGACGCCGGCTCCGGCTCGGTCGGCGACATGATGCGTGCCGTCCGCGACTCCTCCGCCATCCCCGCCCTGGTCGACCTCTCTTTGAAGAGCCCTGTCGGCTTCGGCTACGCCATCGCCTTAGGAGAACTGGCCGTCGGCATCGGCACCCTGCTCGGCCTCCTCGCCCGCCTGGCCGCACTCGGCGGTGCGCTGATCTCCCTCAGCCTGTGGCTGACCGTGAGCTGGGCCTCCGACCCGTACTACTACGGCAACGACCTCGCCTACCTCATGGCCTGGATCCCCCTCGTACTCGCGGGCGCTCCCCTGCTCTCCGTGGATGCCGCCTTGAGGTCACGGCGACGGCAGAGGACAGGGAGTTACCGGTAG
- a CDS encoding pyridoxamine 5'-phosphate oxidase family protein: MTANWAAFATAEPDLAGTVEKRFGAYTHHVLATLRKDGSPRTSGLEVRFLNGELWLGMMPDSLKALDLRRDPRFALQANPGEGQSMGGGDVRIAGRAIEVEDPELKAAYTEEVEPPEPFHLFRTELTEVVRTYVEDDTYLVVQIWTPGEPLRTIKRT, encoded by the coding sequence ATGACAGCGAACTGGGCGGCTTTCGCCACTGCCGAACCGGATCTGGCCGGCACCGTCGAGAAGCGCTTCGGCGCCTACACCCACCACGTCCTCGCCACCCTCCGGAAGGACGGCTCGCCGCGCACCAGCGGCCTGGAAGTGCGGTTCCTGAACGGCGAACTGTGGCTGGGCATGATGCCGGACTCGCTCAAGGCGCTCGACCTGCGCCGCGACCCGCGCTTCGCGCTCCAGGCGAACCCCGGGGAGGGGCAGTCCATGGGCGGAGGTGATGTGCGGATCGCCGGGCGGGCGATCGAGGTCGAGGACCCCGAGCTGAAGGCCGCGTACACCGAAGAGGTGGAACCGCCGGAGCCGTTCCACCTCTTCCGCACCGAGCTCACGGAGGTCGTGCGGACCTACGTCGAGGACGACACGTACCTCGTCGTCCAGATCTGGACACCCGGCGAGCCCTTGCGCACCATCAAGCGCACCTAG